Within Methanoculleus horonobensis, the genomic segment TGAGAGCGCGTTCTTCAGCATTTACGGCGCAAAGCCCTTCATGGGGAGCGAGCTCGATGAAGATGCCGCCGGCGCCGCAGAGGAGCAGGTAATAGCCGCTACCGGGAACGACTTCGCGTACGAGGCGCTCATGCCGGACTACAGCATCCCCGGCATGGATAAGGCCGGAGAGGTGCTTGCGGTCGTTATCGGCACGCTTCTCATGTTGATACTGGTCTTCGCCGTCGCGAGGGTCTCTGCACGGCCCGACAACTAGATACCTGAAAAACTCTCACTTTTTGCCATCATGCACCTGCTCGAGACCCGCAGTCTCACCCATATCTATCGCGGCAACGTCCACGCTCTCGAGGGCGTGAACTTCACCGCAGAGAGGAAGTCCCGCATCGCCGTCATCGGGCCGAACGGTGCCGGGAAGAGCACGCTCTTCAAGCACTTCAACGGCATCCTCAAACCCACGTCAGGCGAGGTGCTGATCAAGGGCGAGCCGATCACGAACGCGAACGTCCGCGAGGTCAGGAAGTTCGTCGGGATCGTCTTCCAGAATCCCGACGACCAGATCTTCTCCCCCACCGTGGAGCAGGATGTCGCGTTCGGCCCGATCAACCTCGGCCTCGACGAGACGACGGTCGCCCACCGTGTCGAGGAGGCCCTGCACCTCCTCGGGATCGAGGATCTGCGCGAGCGCGTGCCGCACCACCTCTCGGGAGGTGAGAAGAAACGGGTCGCCATCGCCGGCATCCTCGCGATGGAGCCGGAGGTGCTGGTGCTCGACGAACCGACCGCGGGGCTCGATCCCCAGGGCGTCACCGACCTCGTTCGCTTCGTCAACCGGCTCCCCGAGGAGTACGGCATGACGGTGGTCTTCTCGACCCACCACCTCGACCTCGTGGCGGAGATGGCGGACTATGTCTACGTGATGGATAGGGGAACGATCGTGGGCTCCGGGACGGTCGGGGAGGTCTTCGCCCGGCCGGAACTCCTCACCCGGACAAGGCTCGACGTGCCGCCCATACCGAAACTGATCCGGTCGCTCCGGGAGAACGGCGTCGCCATCGATATGGCCTACACCTACGAGGACGCGAAGAAGGCGTTCCTCGAAGCCTACGCGAGTCGAAGATGATCGACGACCTCTACTTCATCGAGAAGTACGCTTATCGGACAAGCATCGTCCACCGGCTGGACGCAAGGATAAAACTCCTCATAGCCCTCGCCGCCATCGTGACGATCGTGGCCGTGCCCTACTCGACGAGGGTCTACGCACTCGGCGCCATCCTCTTCGCTTTCGTCGCCGCACTCTGGGCCGCATCGCGTCTCCCGCCGACGGTCTACTTAAAGCGGCTCGCGCTCATCCTGCCGTTCGGGATCTTCCTGGTCGCGTTCCAGGTATTCGTCAAAAACCCTTATTATGATGTTTTCCATACGATTGCCGTCCTGCCGTTCGGGATCGAGGTCTATGCGGAGTCGGTAAAGTTCGCGTCGGTCCTCCTCGTGAAGTTCATCGTCAGCGTATCGTTCATCATTCTGCTCTCGTCGACGACGAAGATGCAGGACATGATCGAGGCGGCAGGAAGGCTCGGCCTGCCCCGGGAGTTCACCCTCACGCTCGCGATGATGGTCCGCTACATCTTCGTCTTTGCCGAGATGTTTACCCGGATACGAACCGCGATGGCGACCCGGTGCTTCGATCCCCTCGACCGCACCCTCCCCTACCGCTACCGGCTGAACCAGCTCGGCTACACGGTCGGGACGATCTTCATCCGGTCGTACGAACAGGGCGAACGCACCTTCACGAGCATGCTCTGCCGGGGATATGGGGCGAATGCCGGCCTGTATGTCAGGAAAAAACCCCTCCGCACCAGGGAGACCGTCTTCTTCGTCATGACGCTCGGCTTCATCGTCCTCTCTGCAGTTCTGATCTATGGGTCGGCGTAGGTCTGGTTGGGTGGGTCGGAAGCCTACGGGTTTCTCATACACCGGACGTTCTATCCGGTGTATCTTTGGCCAGTCATTCTCCGGCACATCATGAAGCCGTGCACGGATTTCCACCGAATATCGCGACTGGGGGTGGGGCTGACGGGGAGGGGGGGTGCCCCCCTCCCCTGTCTCTGTCACATAATAGGATACCTGTAACCCCCACCCCACCCGGCCTCCGGCCTCCTCCCCCACCCCCAGGGGTGGGGGCAGTTCATGGCGATAGGCGATGTCCCTATGGGACATCGCTGGAGAAGACCAAAGGTCTTGGACTGGCGATGTTCTTTCAGGAACAAAGTTTGAGCACCGCAAGATGCGAGATGTGCAGCCCCCACGACCCACTGATACGGGATTTTCCCTCGCTTCGGTTGATCAGCTCATCATAACTCGATACAAACCAATGATTGGGTTCAGACCAGCCAGATCCACAGACCCGGAACCGTTTCCTTGGCACCACCGACACGAGAAACCAGATCGTTCATATCCCCCGGCGGTGCATAGGGTGGTATGCCCCCAAAGAGCGAATTCGGCAGAGGGTTCGTCGTCAACCTGATGCTGCTTTCACGGCACTTCGGCCTGCCTCCCGAGCGAGCGTTCTATGGCGCCGCAGACCACCTCAACGACTTCACCATACCGGAACAGTTCCGGGGAACCGAGATCGAGGAACTCGTCGGGCGGCTCCGCAAGATGGTGATCTGGCACCAGCCCGGCACGCTGGACAGGGAAGATGCGGCCGACGTAAAACGGATCCTCAACCGTCTCGCGATCGCGGTCGATAAAGAACTCGGCATACCCGATCCGGATACGGGAAAGTACGATTGACGGGAGCGCATGCCTCCCGCCCCATAGCCGGGATGACCGGGAGGTCGGGGCTTCCCGGGCACGCCGGTATTGGAGCCCTGCCAATCCGTAAAACAACAGGATAACCCCGAAACAGGGAATTCCCCGGAGCCATATAATATAAGTGCTTATAAAACCAATATATACTGTGAATTTTGCTGCGATTCAGGACACCGCTTCTTCAGCGGAGGTCACAGATGACTGATACCTACGATGCCTCCCACATCACGGTACTGGAAGGCCTGAGGCCTGTGCGGGAGCGTCCCGCCATGTACATCGGCAGCACGGAGAGCCGGGGGCTGCACCACCTGGTCTACGAGGTCGTGGACAACTCCGTAGACGAGGCCCTCGCCGGGTTCTGCGACCGGATCCTCGTGACCATCAACCGGGACGGCTCGGTCACGGTTGATGACAACGGGCGCGGCATCCCGGTCGACCTCATGCCCCAGTACGGCAAGAGCGCGCTCGAGATCGTCCTCACCGTGCTTCACGCCGGCGGAAAGTTCGACAAGAATACCTACCAGGTCTCCGGCGGGCTGCACGGCGTCGGCGTCTCGGTCGTCAACGCCCTCTCAAGCTGGCTCGATGCAACGGTCTTCAAGGACGGCAACGTCTATGCGATGCAGTTCCGGCAGGGTCTGGTCGCAAAACCGCTCGCAAGCCGCCCGGAGACCGAACACGAGATGGAGGCCCGGTACGAGGAGCGCTACGGCGCCCTTGACGGAAAGCAGCTCGACTACAAGCGGCTCCAGGGAACCCGGATCACATTCCAGCCCGACCGCTCGATCTTCGAGACCGTCGAGTTCGATTACGATGTTCTGGATCACCGGCTCCGCGAACTCGCCTACTTAAACAGCGGCCTCACCATCGTTCTGCGGGACGAGCGCACCGGCGACTGCGTCACCTACTGCTTCGAGGACGGGATCCGGCAGTTCGTCGCTCATCTCGGCGAAGGGAAGGGGAGCCTCCACGACGATATCATCTACTTCCAGAAACGCGATCCCGAGAGCATGGTCGAGGTCGAGGTCGCCCTGCAGTACAACGACTCATACGCAGAGACGATCCACACCTACGTCAACAGCGTCAACACCCGGGAGGGCGGCACCCACCTCGAGGGGTTCCGGAGCGCCCTCACCCGGGCGATCAACAGCGCCGCCCACAGAAACAACCTCCTCAAGAACAACGATGCCCAGATCAAGGGTGAAGATGTCAGGGAGGGACTCGCCTCCGTCATCAGCACCCGGGTAGCGAACCCGCAGTTCGAGGGGCAGACCAAGATGCGCCTTGGAAACAGCAACGTCCGGGGCATCGTGGACTCGCTTGTCTACTCGTCGCTCACCGAGTACTTCGAGGAGCATCCAAAAACCCTCCAGGCGATCGTGGACAAAGCGATGGCGGCGGCCAGGGCCAGGGAGGCCGCCCGGAACGCGCGCGAACTCGCCCGGCGAAAGAGCACGCTCGAGTCGACCGGCCTCCCCGGGAAACTCGCCGACTGCCAGGAGCGGGATCCGGCGAAGAGCGAGATCTACATCGTGGAAGGAGACTCTGCAGGGGGTTCCGCAAAACAGGGCCGGGATCGGAAGTTCCAGGCGATCCTCCCCCTGCGAGGGAAGATCCTCAACGTCGAGAAGGCGTCGGAGCACAAGATCCTGAAGAATGCCGAGATCCAGGCGCTGATATCCGCTATCGGCACCGGAGTCGGCGACAACTTCGATGCGGAACGGGCCCGGTACCACCGGATCATCCTGATGACGGATGCCGATGTCGACGGAGCCCACATCCGGACGCTCCTCCTCACGTTCTTCTACCGCTACATGACGGGGCTCGTCGAGCACGGCTACATCTATATCGCTCAGCCGCCTCTCTTCCGGGTCGCCAGGGGCAAACAGGAGCGGTACGTCTACCGTGAGGAAGAGATGCGGGAGATCATCGCCGAGTGGGGCGAGAAGGGCGTCTCGATCCAGCGCTACAAGGGTCTTGGTGAGATGAACGCCGGCCAGCTCTGGAGCACCACGATGGATCCGGCCAACCGGATCCTCAAACAGGTCAAGATCGAGGACGCGATTTATGCAAACGAGATATTCGAGAAACTTATGGGAGAGAACGTGGACGCCCGGAGAGATTTCATCCGCAGGCATGCAAAGGAGGTGAGCAACCTTGACATCTGAAGGCGTCGTCCCGATCAACATCGAAGAGGAGATGAAATCATGCTACATCGACTACGCGATGAGCGTGATCATCGGGCGTGCCATCCCCGACGCGAGGGACGGTTTGAAACCGGTTCACCGCCGCACCCTCTTCGCGATGTGGGAGATGGGCAACACGAGCGACAAGCCCTACAAGAAGAGCGCCCGTGTTGTCGGAGACGTGATGGGTAAGTACCACCCTCACGGCGATTCGGCCATCTATGATACGATGGTGAAGATGGCCCAGCCCTTCTCCTACCGCCACACGCTGGTGGACGGCCAGGGGAACTTCGGTTCGATCGACGGGGACTCCGCTGCCGCCATGCGTTACACGGAGGCCCGGCTCACGAAGATCTCGGAGGAACTGCTCGCCGACATCGACAAGAAGACGGTCGACTTCGTCCCGAACTTCGACGAATCGCTCCAGGAGCCCAACGTCCTTCCGGCACGGGTTCCAAACCTCCTCGTCAACGGCTCAAGCGGGATTGCCGTCGGCATGGCGACGAACATGCCGCCTCACAACCTCAGAGAGGTCTGCGAGGCGACCTGCCGCGTCATCGACGAACCCGGCATCTCAACCGAGGAACTGATGCAGGTCATGCCCGGACCGGACTTCCCGACCGGCGGGATCATGATGGGCAACGCAGGCATCCGCGATGCCTACCTGACCGGGCGCGGGAAGTGCGTTGTCAGGGGCGTCGCGGAGATCGAGGAAGAGGGGCGGACACCGCAGATCATCATCACCGAGATCCCCTACCAGGTGAACAAGGCGCGCCTGATCGAGCATATCGCGAGCCTTGTTCGCGAGAAGAGGATCGAGGGGATCGGCGATATCCGCGACGAGTCCGATCGCGACGGCATGCGGGTCGTGATCGACTTGAAGAAAGGCGCCGCGCCCCAGGTGATACTGAACTTCCTCTACAAGCACACGGCACTCGAGTCATCCTTCGGCATCATCAACCTCGCGATCGTCGACCGCCAGCCCCGAACCCTGAACCTCAAGGAGATCGTCCACGAGTTCCTCAAGCACCGGGTGGACGTGGTTCGCCGGAGGACCGAGTTCGATCTCACGAAGAACGAGGAGCGGATGCACATCCTCCGCGGCCTCCTCGTCGCGCTCGACAACATCGACGCGGTCATCGCGACGATCCGGGGTTCCGGGACGACCGAAGAGGCCCTGAAGGCTCTGGTAGCGAAGTTTGCGCTCGATGAGGTGCAGGCGGACGCAATCTTAAAGATGCAGCTTCGGCGGCTTGCGGCGCTCGAACAGCAGAAGATTCTCGACGAGCGCGATGCAATTGCGGCGGAGATCGAGCGGTTGTCCGCGATCATCGCAAGCGAGGCAAGCATTCTCGCCGAGATCAGGAAGGAACTCGTCGATATCAGTGCGCGCTTCGGCGACGAGCGGAGAACCCGGATTGCGCAGGCAGCCGAGGCGTTCGACAGAGAGGACCTCATCGAGGACAAACCGATGCTGGTCTCGCTCACCTCCTCGAATTACGTAAAAAGGATCGATCTCGACACTTACCGGAACCAGCGGCGCGGGGGCCGCGGCGTCATCGGCATGGCAACGAAAGACGACGACGGGGTCGAGAAGGTCTTCGTCGCGAACATGCACGACAACCTCCTCTGTTTCACCGACAAAGGGAGGCTGTACTGGCTGAAGGTCTACGACCTCCCCGAAGGGCAGCGGGCAAGCAAGGGCAAGGCCCTTGTCAACCTCTTAAACCTCGACGGCGAAGAGCGCGTGACCACGGTGATCCCTGTGCGGGAGTACAGGCCCGACCACTACCTCTTCTTCGCGACGAGGGCCGGGACGGTCGCGAAGGTGGCGCTCGACGAGTTCTCGCGGCCACGGCAGACCGGGATCAACGCCATCAACCTCCGCGACGGCGATGCGCTGGTGGACGTGAAGGCGACCGACGGCAACCAGGAGCTGATCCTGACGACGAAGTTCGGGCAGAGCCTCCGGTTCCACGAGGAGGCCGTCCGCCCGGTTCACCGCAACGCCATGGGCGTGCGGGGGATCAAGCTCCGCCACGCCGATGCGCTCCAGGCGGTATCGGTGGTCGAGGAGGATCATCTCCTCACCCTCACGGAACAGGGCTACGGGAAGCGGACGGAGTTCGATGAGTTCCGCGGACACGGCAGGGGCACGCTCGGCGTCCGGAACATCGTCGTCGACGCCCGGGCAGGCAACGTCGTCGGGTCGATGGCGGTCTCCGACGACGACGAGATCATCGTGATGAGCGCGTCGGGCATCGTGATCCGGACGAAAGTTTCCGAGATCTCGATCCAGAAGCGGGGCACCCGCGGTGTCCGGATCATGCGGCTCGACGACGGCGACCGGGTCATCGGGTTCACGATCCTGGATTCCGAGGAAGAGGGGGAAGAGGCGTAAGCGCCCGTCCTCTCCTCTTTTTACACCATTTTTTCGGATCTCTGCGTGTCCTTCAGCCTCAGGACTGGCTGCTTTGATGCCCGGAACATACCGGCCCCCATAGAGAAGCGTGTCGCACCATATGGGAAGTTATTTACACAATAAGAGAAGTACTCGTTACATAGTGGAAGCATGAAGCAACGAACCTATCTCATCTGCGTCGTCCTGGTGGCAATCGGCCTGATCCTCGCTCTCGGGTACGGCCTGACATCCGCAAACATGATCATCCCGGTCATCGCCGTCGTCGTCGGTATCGGTATCCTGGCTCTCTGCCGCCGCAGCGTGACCGAGGTCACGGAAGACGAACTCTCGACGGTCCTGCACGGAAAGGCGGCGCTCAGCGCGCTCGAGGTGACCATCCTGGTCACTGCGATCGGGTTTGCCGTGCTGATGATCTTCTCGTTCACCGGCGGGACTGGTTCGACCCTGTCCAGATGCGAGAACGGGTCGATCCTGGTCGTCTACGGCGTACTCACCGCTCCTCCGGACCCGGAGTTTCTCTACAAGAACACCTACCTCATCCCCGACCCGGCGAACCTGACCATAGACGATATCGTCGCCCTCGACGATCTCTTTGCGGAAGGTCACCGCATCCGGGATACGACCCGCGCGTTCGGTGCAGCGCTCGGCGTGGTCACGGTGCTGCTGACTGCACTGTATGGTGCGTTTTTGTGGTACTACAACAGAAGGTATGGGACGTAGAACCGATGAAAAACAAGATCAAGGTCTTTCGCGCGATGCACGACATGACCCAGGAGGAACTTGCCGATGCGATCCGGGTCACCCGGCGGACGATCAACTCCATCGAGCGGGGGAAGTACAACCCCTCCATCGAGGTCGCCTACAGGATCGCGAAGACCTTTAACGTCACCATCGAGGAGGTCTTCTGCTTCGAGGACGGCGAGGATGCGGAGGCCGGGCGATGATCCGCTGCGACCGCCTGACCAAAGTCTACAACGGCATCGCTGCCGTGGACGACCTCTGCCTTGAGATCCCCGACGGCGAGGTCTTCGGGCTGCTCGGCCCGAACGGCGCCGGCAAGAGCACCACCATCCTGATGCTCGTCGGGCTCATCCAGCCGACCTCGGGCGCATGCTCCATCGGCGGGACCGAGGTCGCCGCCCACCCGATCGAGGTGAAGAAGAAGATCGGCTACATGCCTGAAGACGTCGGGTTCTACGCCGACCTCACCGCAGAAGAGAACCTCGACTACGCGGCGAGGTTCTACGGGCTCAGCGAGGCCGAGCGGAAACGGCGGGTCGACGACCTCCTCGCCCTCGTCGGGCTGGACGGTGTCGGGACGAAGGTCGGCGGCTACTCGAAAGGGATGCGGCAGCGGCTCGGCCTCGCCCGGGCCCTCGTCAACGATCCCGCCGTCGTCATCCTCGACGAACCCACGGCGAACCTCGACCCCCGGGGAGTGCTGGACTACCGCCGGATCGTCAGGGAACTTGCCGACCGGGGAACGACCGTCCTCGTCTCCTCGCACATCCTCTCGGAGGTGAGCAAAGTCTGCACCTCCGTCGTGATCCTCGCACGCGGCAAACTCATCGCGTCCGGCGACCGGGAGATGCTCTCGCGCGCCGCGCTACAGGACCGGGTGACGATCGACGTCGACACCATGACCCCGATGCCCCGGCTCACGAACCCGGAGATCCTCTCTGCGGAGTATTCGCAGGACGCCTGTTCCGCCCGGATCGTCGCGAAGCATGATATCAGCGGTTTCATCGCAGAGACCCTGTATGCCGAAGGTATCCTCCCCCGGCGGCTGGCGGTCGAGATGCCCGACATGGAGGATATCCTGCTCTCGTATTACGCGGAGGGGACCGCATGACGCAGGCGGCCTTGCGTATCATCGCGGGCAAGGAGTTCTCCGACCATCTCCGGAGCAGGCGGTTCCACCTCCTCTTCGCGATCCTGGCCGTCGTCGCCGCCGTCGGCATGATCACCGGAGCGGTCCAGTACTCGAAAGACCTCTCCGACTACAACGCGGTCCAGATGATCGCGGAGAGTGACGACGACCCGACGCTCGCCGGCAACCTTGCCGGGATGAAACCCTCCATCCTCTCGGCATACTCCCAGATGGGAATGCTGATGGCCGGTATCGGCGTGGTGCTCGGGATCGCGATGGGGTTCGACCTGGTGACCCGGGAGAAAGAGAGTAAATCCCTCAAAAGCCTGCTCGCCTACCCGGTGTTCCGCGACGAGGTGATCAACGGAAAAGCCCTCGGGGGCGTCGGCGCAATCGCGCTCGCGATGGGGGTCGTCCTGGTCGTCTCCGTTGCAATCATGGCCCTGTTCGGCATCGTCCCGAACCTCGACGAACTGGTACGCATCCTGGTCTTCGGGGTGACGTCGTTCCTCCTCGTCTTCACGTTCTTTGCCCTCGCCCTCCTGATGTCGACGGTCTCGAAAGACAGCGGGAGCGCCCTGCTATACTCCCTGATCGTGATGATCGTCCTCTCTTCGTTCGTCCCGATCTTCGCGTACACCCCGGTGTACTCGGCCGTCTTCGGCGACGTCCCCACCCCGCCGGGCATGTCCACCTACTCCTACCAGCAGAGTTCTTCGGCCTACACGGTGACATCGGTCGCGGTTTCATACAAATCCAACGATGCCGTAGACCCGGAAGCCCTCGTGGAGTACGAGCGGGCATCGAGAGAATATATGAACCAGAAACGGACGATCACCGATATCGTCACGCTCGTCTCGCCGACCGGCAACTACCAGACGATTCTCGGCGCTGCATCACAGCCTGCAGGGGATAATACCCCGGGACTCGGAAACCTCCTCGGCGCCCTCGCCTGCAACATCATCGCCCTGCTCGCGATGCCGGCGGCCTTCTTCGGGCTGGCATGGGTCCGGTTCATGCGGGAGGATATCCGATGACCGGAGCCCACTCATGGCTGGACAAGCCGGGCGTGGTGCTCATCATTCTCCTTGCCGGACTGACGGCGGCGACGGTCTCGAACATCGGCGGGAGGGAGGTCGCCGTCTATCTCATGGCGGTACTGGCGGTCGCGAGCGCAATCGTCGTGTACTTCGATGCGACGGCGATCGGTGCCGGAACCCGGGTAAAGACCGAACGGCTCCGCGATATCGAGACATGGAAGCCGGCCTCGTGGGCGATCTGGGTCGTCATCTTCTGGCCGCTCTTCCTGCCGTATTATCTCTGGAAGCGGAATGTGGTAAAGAACCCCTGAACCCCCACCCGGGAAGATGCTCATCCGACTGCAGGCCGGGGCCACGGGCCTGCTGACGCTCACGTCCCGCAGAGGTTCGCCGGACGCCTTCATGGAGCTCAGAACGCCGGTTTCGTGAAGTACCTGAGCGCCTCAGGCCGGTGCCGCTTGAGTTCCACAAAGAAGTACCGTGCGAGCTCTGGGTCGGAGTCGTCGATAGCCTGCTGCAGGGCGTGGAGCAGCCACCCCCGGATCTCCGGGTCCGCATCAAGCGTATTCATCACGACAACGATTGCCTCGTCTACATCCTGTCCATCGTTCCAGCGATAGGGCACCCGACACCATCTCCGGAGAGGAGATACCTGTCTCGCGCATAAAGCGTCTCCGGGATGTCCCGGTTCCGCAGGAACACGAGGTTTAAGTGACCCACAGGACAACAGGAGGTGCGGATGAGGTGTCCATAATGTTTCGTACGACAATCCGGGTAGATACGCACGGGGAGGGGGAGATCATCGACCTCACGCCCCAAATAGCACAGGCGGTCGCCGAGAGCGGTGTTCGGGAAGGGCTCGCGAACGTCTTCGTCGCGGGCTCGACCGCCGCCGTCACCACCATCGAGTACGAGCCCGGCGTCCTCTCCGATCTCTCCCGGGCGCTCTCGGTCATCGCCCCGGCCGATATCCCCTACGCCCACGATGCGGCGTGGGGCGACG encodes:
- the gyrB gene encoding DNA topoisomerase (ATP-hydrolyzing) subunit B → MTDTYDASHITVLEGLRPVRERPAMYIGSTESRGLHHLVYEVVDNSVDEALAGFCDRILVTINRDGSVTVDDNGRGIPVDLMPQYGKSALEIVLTVLHAGGKFDKNTYQVSGGLHGVGVSVVNALSSWLDATVFKDGNVYAMQFRQGLVAKPLASRPETEHEMEARYEERYGALDGKQLDYKRLQGTRITFQPDRSIFETVEFDYDVLDHRLRELAYLNSGLTIVLRDERTGDCVTYCFEDGIRQFVAHLGEGKGSLHDDIIYFQKRDPESMVEVEVALQYNDSYAETIHTYVNSVNTREGGTHLEGFRSALTRAINSAAHRNNLLKNNDAQIKGEDVREGLASVISTRVANPQFEGQTKMRLGNSNVRGIVDSLVYSSLTEYFEEHPKTLQAIVDKAMAAARAREAARNARELARRKSTLESTGLPGKLADCQERDPAKSEIYIVEGDSAGGSAKQGRDRKFQAILPLRGKILNVEKASEHKILKNAEIQALISAIGTGVGDNFDAERARYHRIILMTDADVDGAHIRTLLLTFFYRYMTGLVEHGYIYIAQPPLFRVARGKQERYVYREEEMREIIAEWGEKGVSIQRYKGLGEMNAGQLWSTTMDPANRILKQVKIEDAIYANEIFEKLMGENVDARRDFIRRHAKEVSNLDI
- a CDS encoding ATP-binding cassette domain-containing protein codes for the protein MHLLETRSLTHIYRGNVHALEGVNFTAERKSRIAVIGPNGAGKSTLFKHFNGILKPTSGEVLIKGEPITNANVREVRKFVGIVFQNPDDQIFSPTVEQDVAFGPINLGLDETTVAHRVEEALHLLGIEDLRERVPHHLSGGEKKRVAIAGILAMEPEVLVLDEPTAGLDPQGVTDLVRFVNRLPEEYGMTVVFSTHHLDLVAEMADYVYVMDRGTIVGSGTVGEVFARPELLTRTRLDVPPIPKLIRSLRENGVAIDMAYTYEDAKKAFLEAYASRR
- a CDS encoding PDGLE domain-containing protein; its protein translation is MERKQFVVIGIAIALVIAIAAPFLASGDPDGLESAFFSIYGAKPFMGSELDEDAAGAAEEQVIAATGNDFAYEALMPDYSIPGMDKAGEVLAVVIGTLLMLILVFAVARVSARPDN
- the cbiQ gene encoding cobalt ECF transporter T component CbiQ is translated as MIDDLYFIEKYAYRTSIVHRLDARIKLLIALAAIVTIVAVPYSTRVYALGAILFAFVAALWAASRLPPTVYLKRLALILPFGIFLVAFQVFVKNPYYDVFHTIAVLPFGIEVYAESVKFASVLLVKFIVSVSFIILLSSTTKMQDMIEAAGRLGLPREFTLTLAMMVRYIFVFAEMFTRIRTAMATRCFDPLDRTLPYRYRLNQLGYTVGTIFIRSYEQGERTFTSMLCRGYGANAGLYVRKKPLRTRETVFFVMTLGFIVLSAVLIYGSA
- a CDS encoding DUF2178 domain-containing protein; the protein is MKQRTYLICVVLVAIGLILALGYGLTSANMIIPVIAVVVGIGILALCRRSVTEVTEDELSTVLHGKAALSALEVTILVTAIGFAVLMIFSFTGGTGSTLSRCENGSILVVYGVLTAPPDPEFLYKNTYLIPDPANLTIDDIVALDDLFAEGHRIRDTTRAFGAALGVVTVLLTALYGAFLWYYNRRYGT
- a CDS encoding helix-turn-helix transcriptional regulator — its product is MKNKIKVFRAMHDMTQEELADAIRVTRRTINSIERGKYNPSIEVAYRIAKTFNVTIEEVFCFEDGEDAEAGR
- the gyrA gene encoding DNA gyrase subunit A; its protein translation is MTSEGVVPINIEEEMKSCYIDYAMSVIIGRAIPDARDGLKPVHRRTLFAMWEMGNTSDKPYKKSARVVGDVMGKYHPHGDSAIYDTMVKMAQPFSYRHTLVDGQGNFGSIDGDSAAAMRYTEARLTKISEELLADIDKKTVDFVPNFDESLQEPNVLPARVPNLLVNGSSGIAVGMATNMPPHNLREVCEATCRVIDEPGISTEELMQVMPGPDFPTGGIMMGNAGIRDAYLTGRGKCVVRGVAEIEEEGRTPQIIITEIPYQVNKARLIEHIASLVREKRIEGIGDIRDESDRDGMRVVIDLKKGAAPQVILNFLYKHTALESSFGIINLAIVDRQPRTLNLKEIVHEFLKHRVDVVRRRTEFDLTKNEERMHILRGLLVALDNIDAVIATIRGSGTTEEALKALVAKFALDEVQADAILKMQLRRLAALEQQKILDERDAIAAEIERLSAIIASEASILAEIRKELVDISARFGDERRTRIAQAAEAFDREDLIEDKPMLVSLTSSNYVKRIDLDTYRNQRRGGRGVIGMATKDDDGVEKVFVANMHDNLLCFTDKGRLYWLKVYDLPEGQRASKGKALVNLLNLDGEERVTTVIPVREYRPDHYLFFATRAGTVAKVALDEFSRPRQTGINAINLRDGDALVDVKATDGNQELILTTKFGQSLRFHEEAVRPVHRNAMGVRGIKLRHADALQAVSVVEEDHLLTLTEQGYGKRTEFDEFRGHGRGTLGVRNIVVDARAGNVVGSMAVSDDDEIIVMSASGIVIRTKVSEISIQKRGTRGVRIMRLDDGDRVIGFTILDSEEEGEEA
- a CDS encoding secondary thiamine-phosphate synthase enzyme YjbQ, producing the protein MFRTTIRVDTHGEGEIIDLTPQIAQAVAESGVREGLANVFVAGSTAAVTTIEYEPGVLSDLSRALSVIAPADIPYAHDAAWGDGNGRSHVRAAIVGPSLSVPVIAGALACGTWQQIVLLELDVRSRRERTVYVTVMG
- a CDS encoding ABC transporter ATP-binding protein; the encoded protein is MIRCDRLTKVYNGIAAVDDLCLEIPDGEVFGLLGPNGAGKSTTILMLVGLIQPTSGACSIGGTEVAAHPIEVKKKIGYMPEDVGFYADLTAEENLDYAARFYGLSEAERKRRVDDLLALVGLDGVGTKVGGYSKGMRQRLGLARALVNDPAVVILDEPTANLDPRGVLDYRRIVRELADRGTTVLVSSHILSEVSKVCTSVVILARGKLIASGDREMLSRAALQDRVTIDVDTMTPMPRLTNPEILSAEYSQDACSARIVAKHDISGFIAETLYAEGILPRRLAVEMPDMEDILLSYYAEGTA
- a CDS encoding ABC transporter permease: MTQAALRIIAGKEFSDHLRSRRFHLLFAILAVVAAVGMITGAVQYSKDLSDYNAVQMIAESDDDPTLAGNLAGMKPSILSAYSQMGMLMAGIGVVLGIAMGFDLVTREKESKSLKSLLAYPVFRDEVINGKALGGVGAIALAMGVVLVVSVAIMALFGIVPNLDELVRILVFGVTSFLLVFTFFALALLMSTVSKDSGSALLYSLIVMIVLSSFVPIFAYTPVYSAVFGDVPTPPGMSTYSYQQSSSAYTVTSVAVSYKSNDAVDPEALVEYERASREYMNQKRTITDIVTLVSPTGNYQTILGAASQPAGDNTPGLGNLLGALACNIIALLAMPAAFFGLAWVRFMREDIR